One part of the Prunus persica cultivar Lovell chromosome G5, Prunus_persica_NCBIv2, whole genome shotgun sequence genome encodes these proteins:
- the LOC18777211 gene encoding uncharacterized protein LOC18777211 isoform X2 has product MSEERLEEDWDTDFLEQLIQVEEQALSSQHPKPPKPPPQPPHLLPSSSHSNPIRAITYSPPRELTQRSSSNGISHSAPPPPPPSSSSSCPELEKELEIARLKRELGHVSEKLLHLEKESSELRKENDKKDKQLRLVTSMNEKKDAAARNSESTNFRKSGDVLVNHEVSRQFQSAMCSSDQPGSRINTDVRTSKATGVQTDEIGAVPQALSHDDLRTYDDLSKKLLAIWGSPNEQELGRNLICNLLMDCQTDFHFLFGCIGMKMPSKLTMDKLGDDSSSIAASKYYSQMSHTHTPEAEMVSHLYSVLTKAKSGMVKLEDLFQPLVNLCGLENVIIVQASLHILHVYLKHLISLERKFEGRVNVMIEGLHCRNKIVNPHGSEGANKGALFCVNMDQMSYACSLGMKFSYPETQSKNGIWNNGIATLFSHIDWVSLFEVILQTAMKNSKPGVRLEAVSIMNMIIMRSNPFIEREKFGQTLVFEILSHLLTKAAGFEVRIQAVQLLYMLLNCPKILVKFCSYYKDGKGAGAMDGDVGDASAYQKYSMILQGLADCITCCGNGLQELKLRRNSILLLAFLSSSEKSGFEILVAYKLYQDANFLMLILQVLISEVDIEVAVNADHAQVFKERLLSASCKEYMSCVSVETLLMREALILLNRLVSNPTYSATVLRLLTKSRDMASLTIDVANRLSRKDQICDKFDGTARQMRESEIVDLARVFKKRVFTYLGDNLS; this is encoded by the exons ATGAGCGAAGAGCGATTAGAAGAAGACTGGGACACAGATTTCTTGGAGCAATTGATCCAAGTAGAAGAGCAAGCCCTCTCTTCTCAGCACCCCAAACCTCCCAAACCTCCTCCTCAACCCCCCCATTTGCTGCCGTCTTCTTCTCACTCCAATCCCATTAGGGCCATTACCTACTCCCCTCCGCGAGAGCTCACTCAGAGGTCCTCTTCCAATGGCATTTCCCATtctgctcctcctcctcctcctccttcttcttccagTAGCTGCCCTGAGCTTGAGAAAGAACTCGAAATTGCCCGCTTGAAG AGGGAGCTAGGACATGTCTCGGAGAAGCTTTTGCATTTG GAAAAAGAGTCCTCTGAACTAAGGaaggaaaatgacaaaaaagataaacagcTTAGACTTGTAACTTCAATGAATGAAAAGAAAGATGCAGCTGCTAGGAACTCTGAGAGTACAAATTT CAGGAAATCTGGAGATGTCCTGGTCAATCATGAGGTTTCTCGACAATTTCAATCTGCAATGTGTTCAAGTGATCAGCCTGGCTCTCGTATTAATACTG ATGTGCGAACCTCTAAAGCCACAGGCGTTCAAACTGATGAAATTGGTGCTGTTCCCCAAGCACTCTCACATGATGATCTGCGGACATATGATGACCTCTCCAAGAAATTACTAGCTATCTGGGGCTCTCCAAATGAGCAAGAATTGGGAAGAAATCTAATTTGCAATTTGCTTATGGATTGCCAAACagatttccattttctttttgggtgcATTGGTATGAAAATGCCGTCCAAATTAACAATGGACAAGCTGGGAGATGATAGCTCTTCTATTGCAGCTTCAAAGTACTATTCACAAATGTCTCATACTCATACTCCAGAAGCTGAAATGGTGTCTCATCTTTATTCTGTCTTGACCAAG GCTAAAAGTGGGATGGTAAAGTTGGAGGATTTATTTCAACCATTAGTCAACCTCTGTGGTCTTGAAAAT GTTATCATTGTTCAGGCGTCTCTACATATACTGCATGTGTATCTGAAGCACCTGATTAGTCTGGAAAGGAAATTCGAGGGAAG GGTCAATGTCATGATTGAAGGACTTCACTGTAGAAACAAGATTGTAAATCCTCATGGATCTGAAGGTGCAAATAAAGGAGCCTTGTTTTGTGTGAACATGGATCAGATGTCTTATGCATGCTCACTTGGAATGAAATTTTCGTATCCCGAAACTCAAAGCAAGAATGGAATTTGGAATAATGGCATTGCAACTTTGTTTTCTCATATAGACtgggtttctctctttgagGTGATCCTACAAACTGCCATGAAGAATTCAAAACCAGGTGTAAGGCTAGAAGCAGTCTCTATTATGAATATGATTATAATGAGAAGTAATCCCTTTATTGAGAGGGAAAA GTTTGGCCAGACACTGGTGTTTGAAATTCTTTCACATTTGCTTACAAAAGCAGCTGGTTTTGAGGTGCGAATACAAGCCGTGCAACTTCTATATATGCTACTGAATT GTCCTAAAATACTGGTCAAGTTCTGTTCATATTATAAAGATGGGAAGGGTGCTGGTGCTATGGATGGTGATGTAGGAGATGCTTCAGCTTACCAGAAGTATAGTATGATCCTTCAAGGATTGGCAGATTGTATAACTTGCTGTGGAAATGGTTTACAG GAACTGAAACTTCGCAGAAATTCTATTCTTTTGCTGGCTTTCCTATCCTCATCTGAAAAATCTGGCTTCGAAATACTTGTGGCTTACAAGCTCTATCAAGATGCAAACTTTCTAATGTTGATTTTACAAGTTTTGATATCAGAGGTAGATATAGAAGTAGCAGTTAATGCTGATCATGCACAGGTTTTCAAAGAGAG GCTTCTTTCTGCATCTTGCAAGGAATACATGTCATGTGTCTCTGTGGA GACCTTGCTGATGCGGGAGGCTCTAATACTACTTAACAGGCTGGTATCAAACCCGACGTATTCTGCTACTGTCTTGCGTTTATTAACAAAGAGCAGAGACATGGCCAGCTTGACCATCGATGTTGCAAACAGGTTGTCCAGGAAAGACCAGATATGTGACAAGTTTGATGGCACTGCAAGGCAGATGCGGGAGTCTGAAATTGTAGACCTAGCTCGAGTGTTTAAGAAAAGGGTGTTCACATATTTAGGAGATAACCTATCATAA
- the LOC18777211 gene encoding uncharacterized protein LOC18777211 isoform X3, whose amino-acid sequence MSEERLEEDWDTDFLEQLIQVEEQALSSQHPKPPKPPPQPPHLLPSSSHSNPIRAITYSPPRELTQRSSSNGISHSAPPPPPPSSSSSCPELEKELEIARLKRELGHVSEKLLHLEKESSELRKENDKKDKQLRLVTSMNEKKDAAARNSESTNLSLGSRKSGDVLVNHEVSRQFQSAMCSSDQPGSRINTDVRTSKATGVQTDEIGAVPQALSHDDLRTYDDLSKKLLAIWGSPNEQELGRNLICNLLMDCQTDFHFLFGCIGMKMPSKLTMDKLGDDSSSIAASKYYSQMSHTHTPEAEMVSHLYSVLTKAKSGMVKLEDLFQPLVNLCGLENVIIVQASLHILHVYLKHLISLERKFEGRVNVMIEGLHCRNKIVNPHGSEGANKGALFCVNMDQMSYACSLGMKFSYPETQSKNGIWNNGIATLFSHIDWVSLFEVILQTAMKNSKPGVRLEAVSIMNMIIMRSNPFIEREKFGQTLVFEILSHLLTKAAGFEVRIQAVQLLYMLLNCPKILVKFCSYYKDGKGAGAMDGDVGDASAYQKYSMILQGLADCITCCGNGLQELKLRRNSILLLAFLSSSEKSGFEILVAYKLYQDANFLMLILQVLISEVDIEVAVNADHAQVFKERTLLMREALILLNRLVSNPTYSATVLRLLTKSRDMASLTIDVANRLSRKDQICDKFDGTARQMRESEIVDLARVFKKRVFTYLGDNLS is encoded by the exons ATGAGCGAAGAGCGATTAGAAGAAGACTGGGACACAGATTTCTTGGAGCAATTGATCCAAGTAGAAGAGCAAGCCCTCTCTTCTCAGCACCCCAAACCTCCCAAACCTCCTCCTCAACCCCCCCATTTGCTGCCGTCTTCTTCTCACTCCAATCCCATTAGGGCCATTACCTACTCCCCTCCGCGAGAGCTCACTCAGAGGTCCTCTTCCAATGGCATTTCCCATtctgctcctcctcctcctcctccttcttcttccagTAGCTGCCCTGAGCTTGAGAAAGAACTCGAAATTGCCCGCTTGAAG AGGGAGCTAGGACATGTCTCGGAGAAGCTTTTGCATTTG GAAAAAGAGTCCTCTGAACTAAGGaaggaaaatgacaaaaaagataaacagcTTAGACTTGTAACTTCAATGAATGAAAAGAAAGATGCAGCTGCTAGGAACTCTGAGAGTACAAATTT GTCCCTTGGCAGCAGGAAATCTGGAGATGTCCTGGTCAATCATGAGGTTTCTCGACAATTTCAATCTGCAATGTGTTCAAGTGATCAGCCTGGCTCTCGTATTAATACTG ATGTGCGAACCTCTAAAGCCACAGGCGTTCAAACTGATGAAATTGGTGCTGTTCCCCAAGCACTCTCACATGATGATCTGCGGACATATGATGACCTCTCCAAGAAATTACTAGCTATCTGGGGCTCTCCAAATGAGCAAGAATTGGGAAGAAATCTAATTTGCAATTTGCTTATGGATTGCCAAACagatttccattttctttttgggtgcATTGGTATGAAAATGCCGTCCAAATTAACAATGGACAAGCTGGGAGATGATAGCTCTTCTATTGCAGCTTCAAAGTACTATTCACAAATGTCTCATACTCATACTCCAGAAGCTGAAATGGTGTCTCATCTTTATTCTGTCTTGACCAAG GCTAAAAGTGGGATGGTAAAGTTGGAGGATTTATTTCAACCATTAGTCAACCTCTGTGGTCTTGAAAAT GTTATCATTGTTCAGGCGTCTCTACATATACTGCATGTGTATCTGAAGCACCTGATTAGTCTGGAAAGGAAATTCGAGGGAAG GGTCAATGTCATGATTGAAGGACTTCACTGTAGAAACAAGATTGTAAATCCTCATGGATCTGAAGGTGCAAATAAAGGAGCCTTGTTTTGTGTGAACATGGATCAGATGTCTTATGCATGCTCACTTGGAATGAAATTTTCGTATCCCGAAACTCAAAGCAAGAATGGAATTTGGAATAATGGCATTGCAACTTTGTTTTCTCATATAGACtgggtttctctctttgagGTGATCCTACAAACTGCCATGAAGAATTCAAAACCAGGTGTAAGGCTAGAAGCAGTCTCTATTATGAATATGATTATAATGAGAAGTAATCCCTTTATTGAGAGGGAAAA GTTTGGCCAGACACTGGTGTTTGAAATTCTTTCACATTTGCTTACAAAAGCAGCTGGTTTTGAGGTGCGAATACAAGCCGTGCAACTTCTATATATGCTACTGAATT GTCCTAAAATACTGGTCAAGTTCTGTTCATATTATAAAGATGGGAAGGGTGCTGGTGCTATGGATGGTGATGTAGGAGATGCTTCAGCTTACCAGAAGTATAGTATGATCCTTCAAGGATTGGCAGATTGTATAACTTGCTGTGGAAATGGTTTACAG GAACTGAAACTTCGCAGAAATTCTATTCTTTTGCTGGCTTTCCTATCCTCATCTGAAAAATCTGGCTTCGAAATACTTGTGGCTTACAAGCTCTATCAAGATGCAAACTTTCTAATGTTGATTTTACAAGTTTTGATATCAGAGGTAGATATAGAAGTAGCAGTTAATGCTGATCATGCACAGGTTTTCAAAGAGAG GACCTTGCTGATGCGGGAGGCTCTAATACTACTTAACAGGCTGGTATCAAACCCGACGTATTCTGCTACTGTCTTGCGTTTATTAACAAAGAGCAGAGACATGGCCAGCTTGACCATCGATGTTGCAAACAGGTTGTCCAGGAAAGACCAGATATGTGACAAGTTTGATGGCACTGCAAGGCAGATGCGGGAGTCTGAAATTGTAGACCTAGCTCGAGTGTTTAAGAAAAGGGTGTTCACATATTTAGGAGATAACCTATCATAA
- the LOC18777211 gene encoding uncharacterized protein LOC18777211 isoform X1 → MSEERLEEDWDTDFLEQLIQVEEQALSSQHPKPPKPPPQPPHLLPSSSHSNPIRAITYSPPRELTQRSSSNGISHSAPPPPPPSSSSSCPELEKELEIARLKRELGHVSEKLLHLEKESSELRKENDKKDKQLRLVTSMNEKKDAAARNSESTNLSLGSRKSGDVLVNHEVSRQFQSAMCSSDQPGSRINTDVRTSKATGVQTDEIGAVPQALSHDDLRTYDDLSKKLLAIWGSPNEQELGRNLICNLLMDCQTDFHFLFGCIGMKMPSKLTMDKLGDDSSSIAASKYYSQMSHTHTPEAEMVSHLYSVLTKAKSGMVKLEDLFQPLVNLCGLENVIIVQASLHILHVYLKHLISLERKFEGRVNVMIEGLHCRNKIVNPHGSEGANKGALFCVNMDQMSYACSLGMKFSYPETQSKNGIWNNGIATLFSHIDWVSLFEVILQTAMKNSKPGVRLEAVSIMNMIIMRSNPFIEREKFGQTLVFEILSHLLTKAAGFEVRIQAVQLLYMLLNCPKILVKFCSYYKDGKGAGAMDGDVGDASAYQKYSMILQGLADCITCCGNGLQELKLRRNSILLLAFLSSSEKSGFEILVAYKLYQDANFLMLILQVLISEVDIEVAVNADHAQVFKERLLSASCKEYMSCVSVETLLMREALILLNRLVSNPTYSATVLRLLTKSRDMASLTIDVANRLSRKDQICDKFDGTARQMRESEIVDLARVFKKRVFTYLGDNLS, encoded by the exons ATGAGCGAAGAGCGATTAGAAGAAGACTGGGACACAGATTTCTTGGAGCAATTGATCCAAGTAGAAGAGCAAGCCCTCTCTTCTCAGCACCCCAAACCTCCCAAACCTCCTCCTCAACCCCCCCATTTGCTGCCGTCTTCTTCTCACTCCAATCCCATTAGGGCCATTACCTACTCCCCTCCGCGAGAGCTCACTCAGAGGTCCTCTTCCAATGGCATTTCCCATtctgctcctcctcctcctcctccttcttcttccagTAGCTGCCCTGAGCTTGAGAAAGAACTCGAAATTGCCCGCTTGAAG AGGGAGCTAGGACATGTCTCGGAGAAGCTTTTGCATTTG GAAAAAGAGTCCTCTGAACTAAGGaaggaaaatgacaaaaaagataaacagcTTAGACTTGTAACTTCAATGAATGAAAAGAAAGATGCAGCTGCTAGGAACTCTGAGAGTACAAATTT GTCCCTTGGCAGCAGGAAATCTGGAGATGTCCTGGTCAATCATGAGGTTTCTCGACAATTTCAATCTGCAATGTGTTCAAGTGATCAGCCTGGCTCTCGTATTAATACTG ATGTGCGAACCTCTAAAGCCACAGGCGTTCAAACTGATGAAATTGGTGCTGTTCCCCAAGCACTCTCACATGATGATCTGCGGACATATGATGACCTCTCCAAGAAATTACTAGCTATCTGGGGCTCTCCAAATGAGCAAGAATTGGGAAGAAATCTAATTTGCAATTTGCTTATGGATTGCCAAACagatttccattttctttttgggtgcATTGGTATGAAAATGCCGTCCAAATTAACAATGGACAAGCTGGGAGATGATAGCTCTTCTATTGCAGCTTCAAAGTACTATTCACAAATGTCTCATACTCATACTCCAGAAGCTGAAATGGTGTCTCATCTTTATTCTGTCTTGACCAAG GCTAAAAGTGGGATGGTAAAGTTGGAGGATTTATTTCAACCATTAGTCAACCTCTGTGGTCTTGAAAAT GTTATCATTGTTCAGGCGTCTCTACATATACTGCATGTGTATCTGAAGCACCTGATTAGTCTGGAAAGGAAATTCGAGGGAAG GGTCAATGTCATGATTGAAGGACTTCACTGTAGAAACAAGATTGTAAATCCTCATGGATCTGAAGGTGCAAATAAAGGAGCCTTGTTTTGTGTGAACATGGATCAGATGTCTTATGCATGCTCACTTGGAATGAAATTTTCGTATCCCGAAACTCAAAGCAAGAATGGAATTTGGAATAATGGCATTGCAACTTTGTTTTCTCATATAGACtgggtttctctctttgagGTGATCCTACAAACTGCCATGAAGAATTCAAAACCAGGTGTAAGGCTAGAAGCAGTCTCTATTATGAATATGATTATAATGAGAAGTAATCCCTTTATTGAGAGGGAAAA GTTTGGCCAGACACTGGTGTTTGAAATTCTTTCACATTTGCTTACAAAAGCAGCTGGTTTTGAGGTGCGAATACAAGCCGTGCAACTTCTATATATGCTACTGAATT GTCCTAAAATACTGGTCAAGTTCTGTTCATATTATAAAGATGGGAAGGGTGCTGGTGCTATGGATGGTGATGTAGGAGATGCTTCAGCTTACCAGAAGTATAGTATGATCCTTCAAGGATTGGCAGATTGTATAACTTGCTGTGGAAATGGTTTACAG GAACTGAAACTTCGCAGAAATTCTATTCTTTTGCTGGCTTTCCTATCCTCATCTGAAAAATCTGGCTTCGAAATACTTGTGGCTTACAAGCTCTATCAAGATGCAAACTTTCTAATGTTGATTTTACAAGTTTTGATATCAGAGGTAGATATAGAAGTAGCAGTTAATGCTGATCATGCACAGGTTTTCAAAGAGAG GCTTCTTTCTGCATCTTGCAAGGAATACATGTCATGTGTCTCTGTGGA GACCTTGCTGATGCGGGAGGCTCTAATACTACTTAACAGGCTGGTATCAAACCCGACGTATTCTGCTACTGTCTTGCGTTTATTAACAAAGAGCAGAGACATGGCCAGCTTGACCATCGATGTTGCAAACAGGTTGTCCAGGAAAGACCAGATATGTGACAAGTTTGATGGCACTGCAAGGCAGATGCGGGAGTCTGAAATTGTAGACCTAGCTCGAGTGTTTAAGAAAAGGGTGTTCACATATTTAGGAGATAACCTATCATAA